The stretch of DNA GCATTCGATACCGTCCGGCGGGAAATCGCCAGGTTGTCGCTAGCGAAGCTCATTCAAGACGGTCGGATTCATCCTTCACGCATTGAGGAAATCGTTAACGAAACCGAAAAGGAAATGGATGAACACATCCGCACCTTGGGGAACGAGGCGATTCAGGAAGCGGGGATTGTTGACGTCCATGAAAAGCTGATCATGCTGATGGGCCGTTTGAATTTCCGCGTCAGCTACAGCCAAAACGTCCGTCGGCACTCGATCGAAGTCGCCTATCTGACCGGGCTGTTGGCGGAATCCTTGGGACTGGACGGAACTTTGGCTCGCCGCTGCGGATTCTTCCACGACATCGGCAAGGCAGCCGACCACGAAATGGAGGGGGGACACCCCGCCGTGGGAGCCGAGTTGCTCAAACGTTACGGCGAAGGCCCCGAGGTCGTGCATGCGGCATTTGGACATCACGACGATATTCGCGTGGATCATATCTACACGGTGCTCGTCGCTTCGGCCGATGCGATTTCCGCAGCCCGTCCCGGTGCACGCCGCGAAACCTTGGAGAAATATGTACGGCGGTTGGAAGAACTAGAAGCCTTGGCTTGCGGTTTTCCCGGCGTCGATCATGCCTACGCCGTCCAAGCGGGTCGCGAAGTCCGGTGTATCGTCGACGCGAAGCAGGTCAACGACCGCGAAGCCGCCAAGATGTGTCGCGACATTGCCAAAGGTATTGAACAAGCACTCACGTATCCCGGTGAAATCAAAGTCACCGTGCTACGCGAAACGCGGACCATCCAATACGCGAAGTAGTTCGCAGTTGCCGCAAAAGTGATTCCCACAGATAGCCATAACGAACTCGAACCAGTTTCCAGGAGATACGGCTGATGCGTTCCCTCTTCCCTTTGACCATCGTTGGTTTGCTGTGCGGCGGAATTTCTGGAGTCGCGACTGCTGAGGAAAATCACCCCCTGCCGCCGACTGTTGCAAGAGGTGCCGAACTGGTGGAAGAATACGGGGATGATCGATTTTTCGAAGGCCCGACTTGGGACCCGCAGACGCAGCGGTTGTACTTCACCGCTTTTCGCGACAAGGACACGCAGATCCTACGGCTGGATGGTCCCGGCAAGGTGCATGTCTGGCTGGATGATACCAAGGGAGTCAACGGGACCTGCTTAGCACGCGATGGCCGGTTGCTGGGTGCACAGGCGTATGGCAACAAGCTAATGAGCTACCAAATCGCCCGCGAAGCTCCCAGCGACACGAAGATCCTCGTGGATGATCCAACACTCAATCAACCGAACGACGTCGCCGCTTCGCCCAAAAAAGGGGGCGGGATTTATTACACCGACCCTGATTTCAAAAACCGCGCCACCAGCGCGGTCTATCACCTTTCGACGACCGGCAAAGTGACCCAGGTCTTAAACGACATGCAGGTTCCCAACGGCTGTTTGGTCTCCAACGACGGAAAAACGTTGTATGTCGGCGACAGTTACCTGAAGCATTGGCGAGCGTACCCGATTCAAGCGGATGGTTCGCTCGGGCCGGGCATTTTGTTTTTTGATCCCGACACCGAGCGCGACGACTCTCCTGACGGCATGACGATCGACGAGCGGGGAAATTTGTACCTCAGCGGCCGCGGTGGCGTTTGGGTCTGCGACAAGTGGGGCAAATCACTCGGTTTGATCCCGGTCCCCGAATTCTGCTCCAACGTCACCTTTGGTGGTGAAGATGGCAAGACGCTGTATCTGACCTGCGCGACAAAACTGTACAGCCTCAAGATGAACACCCGCGGAACGAAGCCCGCCGGCAAAGGCAAATCCAAAAAACACTAACCCAAACCGACTGCTCGCAGTCCACAGCAGCGCCTGATTTGGAGAACCACCATGCCACGTCAAAACTTGCTGATCTATATGTTGGGAACGGCCGTTTGTCTCGCGATGACGTGTATGACACACACGGTTCATGCCGAGGAACCGGCGGAGATTGAATATCACGAGGATGTGATCTACGGCGTCGGGGGCGACGAACAATTGAAGTTGGATTGGGCGCGCCCCAAGAAATTCGACAAGCCGCTGACAGCGATCATCTATATTCACGGCGGCGGATGGACCTTTGGCAACAAGAACGGCCATCGCGACGAGATTCAAAAGGCGGCCCGTGAAGGTTATTTTTCGGCGACGATCGGTTATCGATTGGCCCCGGCACATCGCTTTCCGGCTCAGATCGAGGACTGCAAATGCGCGATTCGTTTTTTGCGAGCCAATGCCGATCAGCTGGGTCTGGACCGCGAAAAAATCGGTGCGATCGGGTTTTCCGCCGGCGCGCATCTGGTGATGATGCTCGCCACGATGGATGATGAAGACGGGCTAGAAGGCAAAGGAGGCTGGTTTGGTTGGTCCAGTAAAATCCAAGCCGGCGTCAGTTTCTTTGGACCGACGAATCTGCAATCCGAATTCCCAGAGAGTTCGAATAAACTCGTCGTGCAATTCCTCAATGGAACCGCTGCACAGCAACCTGAAGCATATCGTCTTGCCTCGCCGATCACGTATGTCAACGCCGGCGATCCTCCGCTGTTGCTGTATCAAGGGACCAAGGACACTCTCGTCCCCCACGATCAAGCGTTACAAATGGTCGAGGCTTTGACCGCGGTTGAAGTCCCCGGACGCGTGGAATTTTTGATCGGCCAAGGGCACGGTTGGCGTGGCCCCGAAGCAGAGCGCACGTTTCAAGCGGCGATTGACTTCATTGCTGAACAGACCAACAAAACCGAATAACAGATCGTTGCCGTAAGTGCGCTGCTGCGCGACAACACCTTGCGTGGCCAATTCGCCACCTGATAAGAATAGCCAATTGGCGGTCGGCCGTTTTCGTTGGGCCGCGCGGTCACTCGACACGTCAATGGGCGGAGAACAGCATGCCGGATTCATCTCGTACTGACGCGCCGACAGTGACATCAGCGGACCGCCGCTTGGTCGCCGAGCATCCTACATCCATGGCGCTGGAATTGGTCGTCCATGATCCTGATACAATCGCCGAATTGACGAGTCTAGCCGCGGGGGATCCTCGCGAGCAGTTCGCGCTTTCGGCGCTACGGATCGGCGTGTTGGCGTTGCGGCAGGCGCGGGGGCAAATCGACACCGAACAAATCCGCCGCGAAAGCGAACGCATGCTCTCCGGCCTGGACAAACAACTCAGCGAACATGGCCGTGACGTACACACCAAAATGACCGCGATGCTCAAGGAGTATTTCGATCCTGAGGACGGACGGCTGCAGGAACGGGTCAATCGGTTGATCCGCAAGGATGGCGAATTGGAAGAACTGCTCCGCCGGCAAATTGGCGGCGAAGATTCAGAACTTTGCAAAACGCTCGACAGCCATTTCGGACACGGTAGCCCGTTGATGAGTCTGCTCAGCCCCGAGGAATCGCAAGGCTTGTTAGCAGCGTTTCGCGAGACCTTCGAAAAGCAGCTGACCACGCAGCGCGAACGGGTACTGAATGAGTTTTCGCTCGACAATGGCGAAGGGGCTCTGGCGCGGCTGGTGAAGGAGCTCAACGAAAATCATGGCAAACTGAGCGGCGATCTGCAGAAAAAAATCGATGTCGTAGTCGGCGAGTTCTCACTCGATGAGGAAAACTCAGCCCTGAGCCGGTTGGTCCGCAACGTGGACCGCGCGCAGAAAACGATCACCAGTGAGTTTTCGCTCAATGACGAAAACTCGGCCTTGTCACAACTAAAATCGATCTTGGACAGCACCAAGGACACGATCAATAATAACCTGACGTTGGATGATGAAAAATCGTCATTGGCTCGTTTGAAAGGCGAAATCCTCAAGGTGCTGGAAACGCATTCCGAAGCGAATCAGAAATTCCGCGAAGAGGTCAAGCTGTCACTCAACGAAATGGTCACCCGTCGCGATGAAGCAGCACGGTCGACGACGCACGGCCTCGACTTCGAAGATGCGGTCTATACGTTTATACAACAAGAGTCACAACGGACAGGTGACATTGCTTCCCACACCGGCAATACCACGGGGCTGATCAAGAATTGCAAAGTGGGGGACTGCATGATCGAACTCGGCCCGGAAAATGCCGCCGCCGGGGCGAAGATTGTTGTCGAAGCCAAACAGAAAAAAGAATACAACGTCGCCAAAGCGCTGGAAGAGATTGAAACGGCTCGCAAGAATCGCGCAGCTCAGACCGGTCTGTTCGTCTTTTCCAAAAAGTCCGCTCCCGACGGCATGGAACCCTTTGCCCGCTACCGCAACGACGTGCTGGTTGTCTGGGATCCGGAACAACCCGACAACGATCTGTATCTGAAAACAGGCTTAACACTGGCCCGCGCGCTCTGCGTCCGTTCCGGGCAACACAGCGAAGCAAAAGCCGCCGACTTTCAAGCCATTGACGTCGCCGTATTGGAGATCGAAAAGCGGACCGGCAACCTCGGCAAGATCGAATCCTCCGCTCAATCGATCAGTAAACAAAGCGACACGATCCTCAAAACGGTTGAACTCTCACGACGTTCCATCGAACGGCAATTGGAAATCTTGCGGGACAAACTCGGCGACCTCAAACGCCAGGAGGCCGCTGGAGAGAACACGTAGCGCGCGTTTTCGCTTCTTTGAAAGAAAACCTCACGCAAAGACGCGAAGCCGCAAAGAATGAAATAGGCGAACATTTCAGTCCCACCAGAGTGTTTCTTGGCATCATGTCTCTATGTGATTCATTATGCTTTACAACTTACATCGGGATTACAGCCTTCTTCTTCTCTGCGCCTCCGCGTCTCTGCGCGAGTTTTTTTCACTCCAATCCCACCCCCAATTAAAACACCCGCCGCTTGCCCTTTTTTGTTCGACCCACGATAATCGTGGTACCCAAAAAACTTTCTAACTACGGCTCCATAAACGAGAACTGTGATATGTTGAAGATGCGCACCATGTTCCTACTAGCGTTGATCGGACTCTGTGCCGGCAACGGGTTTGCTGAAGAATCCGGCCCTTTGAAACTGAACAAGGGGGACCACGTTGTCCTCATCGGGAATACGCTGGCTGAGCGGATGCAGCATTTCGGGCACTTTGAGTCACTGCTGCATAGCCGGTTTCCGCAGCACGAATTGGTGGTTCGCAATTTAGGTTGGTCGGCCGATGAACTCACGTTGCGGCCCCGCTCTAAAGATTTTCAGGATCATGGCCACAACCTCGAAGACCACAAACCGAATGTGGTGATTGCTTGCTTCGGTTTCAATGAATCTTTCGTTGGCCCCGAGGGGTTGCCGAAGTTTGTTGCCGACCTGGAAGAATTCATCAAGACCACCACGACCACCAAGTACAACGGCGAAGCGCCACCGCAATTGGTCCTGTTCTCCCCCATCGCCCAAGAAGACACCGGCCGGCCGGGCGTGACCGATGGCAAAGCCAACAACGAAAACATCAAAGCCTATACCGAGGCAATGGCGGAAGTTGCTCAGCGAAACAACGTGATCTTTGTCGATCTGTTTACGCCGTCGCAAAAACTGATGCACGATGCCGACCAGAAGCTGACGATCAACGGCGTACACCTAAACGATTACGGTTACAGCCAATTGGCACCGGTGATGGAAACAGCGTTGTTCGGGCCGCGACCTGCTTCCGCCGGGCAAGCCGACTTGAACAAAGTGCGGGCGGAGGTCAACGAGAAAAACCGTCAATTTTGGTACGACCACCGCGCGGTCAATGGGTTCTATATTTACGGCGGCCGCAAAGAGCCGTTCGGCGTGGTGAACTTTCCGGATGAATTCAAAAAGCTCCGCAAAATGATCGCTCTCCGTGATCGGCGGGTGTGGGATGTGGCGCAAGGGAAATCGGTTCCGGATAAAATCGATGACTCCGTTGCCGGCGAAATCAAAAAAGTGCCCACGAACTTCGAACGCGAAATCGTGATCACCAAGCCGGAAGAAACGCTCAAGACCTTTACGTTGCCCGACGGGTATGAAGCGAATCTCTTCGCGTCCGACGACCAGTTTCCCGAGTTGCAAAACCCCGTGCAATTCACCTTCGACGCTCGCGGGCGGTTGTGGGTTTGCACGATGAATTCCTATCCGATGTATCTACCCGGCACGCCGGTGGACGATAAGATTCTGATTCTCGAAGACACCGATGGCGACGGTCGCGCCGATAAGAGCACCGTCTTTGCCGATGGCCTGCACGTCCCCACCGGCATCGAATTGGGAGACGGCGGCGTCTATGTGGCGCAGCAACCCAACTTAATGTTTCTCAAAGACACCGATGGCGACGATGTTGCTGACGAGCGTTCGATCGTGCTGCACGGCTTCGATACGGCCGATTCACACCACTCGATCAGCGCCTTCACCTGGGGACCGGGCGGGGGATTGTATTTCCAGGAAGGAACTTTCCACCACACGCAGGTCGAAACCCCCTACGGGCCGGTTCGCTGCAAAAATGCGGGCGTGTATCGCTATGAACCCAAGACCGAAAAGCTCGACGTGTTCGTCTCTTATGGATTTGCCAATCCTTGGGGGCATACGTTCGATGGTTGGGGACAAAATTTCGTTGCCGATGCTTCGGGGGGAGCCAACTATTACGGCACCGCTTTCTCCGGTCAGGTCGACTATCCGCACAAACACGGCAAAATGAAACAGTTTTTCACCAAACAATGGCGGCCGACGTCGGGGTGTGAATTTGTCTCCAGCAGTAATTTCCCGGACGACGCTCAGGGCAACTATCTGCTGAACAACTGCATCGGTTTTCACGGTGTTTTACAATATCGCATGAAAGACGACGGATCGGGATTCGCCGCCGACCCGGTGCAGCCGTTGTTGCAATCGTCCGATCAAAACTTCCGCCCGGTCGATTTGCAATTCGGTCCTGACGGCGCGCTGTATCTCGTCGATTGGTTCAATCCGTTGATTGGCCACATGCAGCATTCGCTACGCGATCCCAATCGCGACAAAAACCACGGCCGCATTTGGCGGATTCGTCACAAAGACCGCCCGCTGGTCACGCCGGCCAAAATCGCCGGAGAGCCGATTCCGGCACTGTTGGATCTGCTCAAGACCTACGAAGACCGCACCCGTTATCGGGTTCGCCGTGAACTGCGTGAACGCGAGACCGCGGAAGTCATGGCGGCGCTGGACACCTGGATCGCCGGGCTGGATCAGGCGGATGAGAATTACCAGCACAATCTGCTCGAAGCGTTGTGGGTCCACCAGCATCACGACGTCGTCGATGAAGACTTCTTGAAACAATTGCTGCGTTCCCCCGACTATCGCGTCCGCGCGGCTGCGACGCGGGTGTTGTGTTATTGGCGGGACCGCGTGAACGAGCCATTGGCATTACTGCAGGTACAAGTCAACGACGAGCATCCCCGCGTGCGTCTCGAAGCCGTGCGTGCGTTGAGCTTTTTCGATTCTGCTGAAGCACAAGCGGTCTTGTATGAAGCCCTGACTCATCCGGATGACGACTACTTGAAGTACACATTTAAAGAGACTTTGGACACCTTGGATCGCCGCCTGGGCAACCAAAAATAGTTCAGCGGCCCAACGCCCGGTTGGAACCTCCGGGTGCTGGGCCTCCATAAAACGGCGATCATTTTCTGTTAACTTCCTGGCGGGACGGCGGTCATAGACCCGGGCCATGAGAGATAACAGAAAGAAATCCCCATGCAAATCCCTGTGGTTCGTGGAGTGATTGACCGGCGGATTCTGGTCAATTACCGCATCAATCCCGATGTATTGGCCACTCTCCTACCGGCGCCGTTTCGCCCAAAGCTGGTGCAGGGCCACGGCATCGCGGGGATCTGCCTGATTCGTCTCAAGCAGCTTCGTCCGCGCTTTCTGCCGCCGCTGGTCGGCATCTCCTCAGAAAATGCCGCCCACCGCATGGCCGTGGAGTGGGAGGATGATGGGCAACTGCGCGAGGGGGTCTATATCCCTCGCCGT from Symmachiella dynata encodes:
- the rny gene encoding ribonuclease Y: MGNEITAVLAVSETVTAISAALALIVGLGIGLVIERISRGAAYQRRDEIIEQARQEAENVKKSQELEAKEELISRREAVEKELNAAREEQREQERRLDRRETTLGELQQDINKKERMIEGVQTKLADRQKQMDAREAELEQVLREERDQLFQISGLSPEAAQDKLLTQLRVELKNETGAVILKHNQELKETCDKLAREAVGMAVQRCAASHASETTVSTVDIPNDDMKGRIIGREGRNIRAFEKITGVDVIVDDTPGVVIVSAFDTVRREIARLSLAKLIQDGRIHPSRIEEIVNETEKEMDEHIRTLGNEAIQEAGIVDVHEKLIMLMGRLNFRVSYSQNVRRHSIEVAYLTGLLAESLGLDGTLARRCGFFHDIGKAADHEMEGGHPAVGAELLKRYGEGPEVVHAAFGHHDDIRVDHIYTVLVASADAISAARPGARRETLEKYVRRLEELEALACGFPGVDHAYAVQAGREVRCIVDAKQVNDREAAKMCRDIAKGIEQALTYPGEIKVTVLRETRTIQYAK
- a CDS encoding SMP-30/gluconolactonase/LRE family protein, whose amino-acid sequence is MRSLFPLTIVGLLCGGISGVATAEENHPLPPTVARGAELVEEYGDDRFFEGPTWDPQTQRLYFTAFRDKDTQILRLDGPGKVHVWLDDTKGVNGTCLARDGRLLGAQAYGNKLMSYQIAREAPSDTKILVDDPTLNQPNDVAASPKKGGGIYYTDPDFKNRATSAVYHLSTTGKVTQVLNDMQVPNGCLVSNDGKTLYVGDSYLKHWRAYPIQADGSLGPGILFFDPDTERDDSPDGMTIDERGNLYLSGRGGVWVCDKWGKSLGLIPVPEFCSNVTFGGEDGKTLYLTCATKLYSLKMNTRGTKPAGKGKSKKH
- a CDS encoding alpha/beta hydrolase; translation: MPRQNLLIYMLGTAVCLAMTCMTHTVHAEEPAEIEYHEDVIYGVGGDEQLKLDWARPKKFDKPLTAIIYIHGGGWTFGNKNGHRDEIQKAAREGYFSATIGYRLAPAHRFPAQIEDCKCAIRFLRANADQLGLDREKIGAIGFSAGAHLVMMLATMDDEDGLEGKGGWFGWSSKIQAGVSFFGPTNLQSEFPESSNKLVVQFLNGTAAQQPEAYRLASPITYVNAGDPPLLLYQGTKDTLVPHDQALQMVEALTAVEVPGRVEFLIGQGHGWRGPEAERTFQAAIDFIAEQTNKTE
- a CDS encoding PVC-type heme-binding CxxCH protein, with amino-acid sequence MLKMRTMFLLALIGLCAGNGFAEESGPLKLNKGDHVVLIGNTLAERMQHFGHFESLLHSRFPQHELVVRNLGWSADELTLRPRSKDFQDHGHNLEDHKPNVVIACFGFNESFVGPEGLPKFVADLEEFIKTTTTTKYNGEAPPQLVLFSPIAQEDTGRPGVTDGKANNENIKAYTEAMAEVAQRNNVIFVDLFTPSQKLMHDADQKLTINGVHLNDYGYSQLAPVMETALFGPRPASAGQADLNKVRAEVNEKNRQFWYDHRAVNGFYIYGGRKEPFGVVNFPDEFKKLRKMIALRDRRVWDVAQGKSVPDKIDDSVAGEIKKVPTNFEREIVITKPEETLKTFTLPDGYEANLFASDDQFPELQNPVQFTFDARGRLWVCTMNSYPMYLPGTPVDDKILILEDTDGDGRADKSTVFADGLHVPTGIELGDGGVYVAQQPNLMFLKDTDGDDVADERSIVLHGFDTADSHHSISAFTWGPGGGLYFQEGTFHHTQVETPYGPVRCKNAGVYRYEPKTEKLDVFVSYGFANPWGHTFDGWGQNFVADASGGANYYGTAFSGQVDYPHKHGKMKQFFTKQWRPTSGCEFVSSSNFPDDAQGNYLLNNCIGFHGVLQYRMKDDGSGFAADPVQPLLQSSDQNFRPVDLQFGPDGALYLVDWFNPLIGHMQHSLRDPNRDKNHGRIWRIRHKDRPLVTPAKIAGEPIPALLDLLKTYEDRTRYRVRRELRERETAEVMAALDTWIAGLDQADENYQHNLLEALWVHQHHDVVDEDFLKQLLRSPDYRVRAAATRVLCYWRDRVNEPLALLQVQVNDEHPRVRLEAVRALSFFDSAEAQAVLYEALTHPDDDYLKYTFKETLDTLDRRLGNQK